Proteins from a genomic interval of Ndongobacter massiliensis:
- a CDS encoding TFIIB-type zinc ribbon-containing protein, which yields MPDDKQDRKIINTETGLKDGQVKCPKCGSTDIQTNTKTGKLRCNFCRHEFELDLAPEDEDISTLQGTTIRSGAKDIEDNSEDLITLKCQSCGAEVVIDTKTSTQARCHWCRNTLSVNNQIANGAVPDVILPFKVSKEAAEEKISKFVNDRKFFAHPVFTREFTTENICGVYIPYMIVDVNGHMKLSGEGEVETACRKVKEGDKEHYEYDADVYHVGREFDILIDDLSIESSSDKLDYSSKEKTTNIINSIMPFDTENCVNFNANYLKGYTSEKRNTNIDTLKEVVEAQSSDVARLAAKETIREYDRGVRWDEEEYEVKGDSWKSAYLPVWLYSYMQAKGDKHLLHYVAVNARTEETMGSVPINFHKLFLCSIFVEIFGGLVAFLLNFIASMETFDDTKFQDARGFFWLLLLSGFVFYYTMYLRYRNSNERHYYEVDTKHEILNLIQEDDFITSKYGLRSQEIVGENSSDLKGNKLNLKKDEKLKKAIDKDVLDEVIENKKRLEEMDRKN from the coding sequence ATGCCGGATGACAAGCAGGATCGAAAAATTATAAACACGGAGACCGGTCTTAAAGACGGACAGGTAAAATGTCCAAAATGCGGGTCGACGGATATACAGACAAATACGAAGACGGGAAAACTCCGGTGTAATTTTTGTCGCCATGAATTTGAATTGGACCTTGCGCCGGAGGATGAAGATATAAGCACTTTGCAGGGAACGACGATAAGAAGCGGTGCGAAGGATATTGAAGACAATAGCGAGGATTTGATTACTTTAAAGTGTCAAAGCTGCGGTGCGGAAGTTGTAATCGACACGAAGACTTCCACACAGGCAAGATGCCATTGGTGTCGAAACACGCTGTCTGTGAACAATCAGATTGCAAACGGCGCCGTTCCGGATGTCATTCTTCCTTTTAAAGTTTCGAAAGAGGCTGCCGAGGAAAAAATCTCCAAGTTCGTCAATGACCGAAAGTTTTTTGCCCATCCCGTATTTACAAGGGAATTTACGACGGAAAATATTTGCGGCGTTTATATTCCTTATATGATTGTCGATGTGAATGGACATATGAAGCTTTCGGGGGAAGGGGAAGTGGAAACGGCATGTCGAAAAGTAAAAGAGGGCGATAAAGAGCATTATGAATACGATGCCGATGTTTACCATGTGGGAAGAGAATTCGATATATTGATTGACGACCTTTCGATCGAATCCAGCAGTGACAAACTCGATTACTCTTCGAAAGAAAAGACGACGAATATCATCAATTCCATCATGCCTTTCGACACGGAAAATTGCGTCAACTTCAATGCGAACTATTTGAAAGGCTACACATCTGAAAAGAGAAATACCAATATTGACACATTGAAAGAAGTCGTTGAGGCACAAAGCTCGGATGTGGCAAGGCTTGCCGCCAAGGAAACCATTCGCGAATATGATCGTGGTGTTCGATGGGACGAAGAAGAATATGAAGTGAAGGGAGATTCGTGGAAATCGGCCTATTTACCGGTCTGGTTGTATAGCTATATGCAGGCCAAGGGAGATAAGCATTTACTGCACTATGTGGCGGTCAATGCCCGAACGGAAGAAACGATGGGCAGTGTCCCCATCAACTTCCACAAGCTCTTTCTCTGTTCGATTTTCGTTGAAATTTTCGGCGGTTTGGTCGCATTTCTACTCAACTTCATTGCGTCCATGGAGACCTTTGACGATACAAAATTTCAAGATGCCCGGGGCTTTTTCTGGCTGCTTTTGCTTTCCGGTTTTGTATTCTATTACACGATGTATCTGCGGTATCGGAATTCCAATGAAAGACATTACTATGAGGTAGACACAAAACATGAAATTTTAAACCTCATACAGGAAGATGATTTTATTACGAGCAAATACGGGCTCCGGTCGCAGGAAATTGTAGGTGAAAACAGCAGCGATCTGAAGGGTAACAAGTTGAATTTGAAAAAAGATGAGAAGCTGAAAAAAGCGATCGATAAAGATGTATTGGACGAGGTTATAGAAAACAAAAAAAGATTGGAGGAAATGGATCGAAAAAATTGA
- a CDS encoding SPFH domain-containing protein, producing the protein MGFLQAFRGAIGGTFADQWKDFYGPMPGVSATAAIFPGFPMGVNNNRGANYKGNENVITNGTKVIVPEGTALITIQDGAITNIITEVGGYEYNSNDPNSKSIFAGDGIIDSIVKTSWEKFKFGGIPATNQLLFYVNLKEIPNNRFGTQSEIYWDDAFFGTQVGAVTRGTYTLKIVDPILFVKNFVPVKYLISGAEAFDLSDMDNEAAEQLFNEVVGSLSAAFSNYTNDPSRGNRMSRIQGDQIGFAKSLSLAVEEGYQWKTSRGLEIAKTAILAIEYDEDTKVLMSDVKKADALSGSRGNAFFQQAAARGMQSAGENGGGANMAFMGMGMNAAGNMMSGVQQPETASSYQPNFGAVQGNQNQQPGSNSGQQSQTPNQNQGAEDPTEKLIQMKKLFDAGVISEEEFKKIKFDLLGL; encoded by the coding sequence ATGGGATTTCTTCAAGCATTTCGAGGCGCAATCGGTGGAACATTTGCAGATCAATGGAAAGATTTTTACGGTCCGATGCCGGGCGTATCTGCAACGGCGGCAATTTTCCCGGGCTTTCCGATGGGTGTAAACAATAACCGGGGGGCGAACTATAAAGGGAACGAAAATGTGATAACAAATGGCACCAAGGTGATTGTTCCGGAGGGGACTGCCCTGATTACGATTCAAGATGGTGCCATTACAAATATCATAACGGAAGTTGGAGGCTATGAATATAACTCCAATGATCCGAATTCGAAGTCGATTTTTGCAGGAGACGGCATCATCGACTCCATTGTCAAAACTTCTTGGGAAAAATTTAAATTTGGAGGAATTCCTGCCACAAATCAATTGCTTTTCTATGTAAATTTAAAAGAAATCCCAAATAACCGTTTCGGTACCCAGTCGGAGATTTATTGGGATGATGCTTTTTTCGGCACGCAGGTAGGTGCTGTAACGAGGGGGACATACACTCTTAAAATTGTGGATCCGATTTTATTTGTTAAAAACTTTGTACCTGTAAAGTATTTGATTTCCGGCGCCGAAGCTTTTGATCTGAGCGATATGGATAATGAGGCAGCGGAACAGCTATTTAACGAAGTGGTGGGAAGCCTTTCGGCTGCATTTTCCAATTATACAAACGATCCTTCGCGCGGCAATCGCATGAGTCGGATTCAAGGCGATCAGATTGGATTTGCAAAATCTCTTTCTCTTGCCGTGGAAGAAGGCTATCAATGGAAGACTTCAAGAGGACTTGAAATTGCAAAAACCGCCATCCTTGCGATTGAATACGATGAAGACACGAAGGTGCTGATGTCCGATGTTAAGAAAGCGGACGCACTTTCCGGATCGCGCGGCAATGCCTTTTTCCAACAAGCTGCAGCAAGAGGCATGCAATCTGCCGGAGAAAATGGCGGCGGAGCAAATATGGCCTTTATGGGCATGGGAATGAATGCCGCCGGGAATATGATGAGTGGGGTGCAGCAACCGGAAACTGCGAGTTCGTATCAACCGAATTTTGGTGCCGTACAAGGAAATCAAAATCAACAACCGGGGAGCAATTCGGGTCAACAAAGCCAAACGCCGAATCAAAACCAAGGCGCGGAAGATCCTACGGAGAAGTTGATTCAGATGAAAAAACTTTTTGATGCCGGCGTCATCAGTGAAGAGGAATTTAAAAAAATTAAATTTGATTTGTTAGGGTTATAG
- a CDS encoding DUF5067 domain-containing protein, which translates to MKKQGKLRNMTIALALLLALSLPLLSGCGKNDGDDKGGKEAPPPASESAEAADSKESGSSEKASSSEKKDAPSSEKATTDNNIFKIGKHVFELADSKLMVDYDGDTDIVTTWKFTNNSDEEQSSLFLIYYEFWQGNEEVDEPGTIFLSEDSYDSLTDYEFESVAPGETGTFFLCYKLKDLKTPLRVYFSGIVDTDEYTFEIPIEGLAMVSVDDLDLPPLKK; encoded by the coding sequence ATGAAAAAACAAGGAAAGCTTCGCAACATGACAATCGCATTGGCACTTCTTCTCGCCCTTTCCCTTCCCCTTCTTTCGGGTTGCGGAAAAAACGATGGAGATGACAAAGGTGGGAAAGAAGCTCCACCGCCGGCTTCCGAATCGGCAGAAGCCGCTGACAGTAAAGAATCCGGGAGCAGTGAAAAAGCGAGCAGCAGTGAAAAAAAAGACGCACCAAGCAGTGAAAAAGCAACAACGGACAACAATATATTTAAGATTGGCAAACATGTTTTTGAACTGGCAGACAGCAAGCTCATGGTCGATTATGACGGAGATACCGATATTGTTACGACCTGGAAATTCACCAATAATTCAGATGAGGAACAGTCCAGCCTTTTTCTGATTTACTATGAGTTTTGGCAAGGGAATGAAGAGGTGGATGAACCGGGAACGATTTTCCTTTCGGAAGACAGCTACGACTCACTGACAGACTATGAATTTGAAAGCGTTGCTCCCGGTGAGACCGGCACCTTCTTCCTCTGCTATAAACTCAAAGACCTGAAAACGCCGCTCAGGGTGTATTTCTCCGGCATAGTAGATACGGATGAATATACATTCGAAATTCCCATTGAGGGATTGGCAATGGTTAGCGTCGATGATCTTGACTTGCCGCCGCTGAAAAAATAA